The region ACTAAAGAATTAATATATAAGCCTGTTCCTCCTACGACCATAGGAAGCTTATTAATATTATGAATGTCATATATATATTTAGTTGCATTTTCTTTAAAATCTGAAACAGTAAATTCTTCATCAGGATAAACTATATCAATTAAATAATGAGGAATTCCACTCATTTCATCTTTAGTTATTTTAGCCGTTCCAATGTTCATATATTTATATATTTGCGCTGAATCAGCAGATACTATTTCTCCATTAAGTTTTTTTGCAAGACTTATAGATATTGCTGTTTTACCAATACCCGTTGGTCCCACTAATAAAAACAAGGGTATTTTTTTTGCCATATAAATCATCCTTTACATAATTCTACTAAATTCTTTTTCTAATTCTCTTCTATTCATTTTAATTATAACAGGCCTTCCGTGAGGACAAGTATATGGGTTTTTTACTTCAAGTAGTTGATTTAATAATTCTTTTATTTCAATGTTAGAAATCTTGTCTCCACCTTTTATTGCATTTGAACAAGCTATCTTTGCAATCTTATCTGTATTTAAATCATAGTTACTTTTAATATCATCTTTAATATTATCTAGTACATCAAAAAATAGTTTTTCCATATTTGGTTTACCAAAAACTAAAGGTACACCTCTTAATGCAATTGTATTAATACCAAATTCTTCAATGTCAAAACCTAAACTAATAAATAAAGGCTTATGTTCAACTACTACATCCATCTCACTACTTGTTAAATCTATAATTAAGGGTGTAAGTAATTTTTGAATTACTACTTCCTCATTTTCAAATTCATCTTTGTATTTTTCATACATTATCCTTTCATGAGCAGCATGTTGATCTAATATATAGAATTCATCTTGATTTCTGTCTTCTAATATTATATAGGTTCTAAACAATACACCTACAATATTAGAATTAGTAATTGCATTTGAGATATTAATTGATTTCTCTCTTAAAGAGTAATCCTCAACTTTTGGATTATAAGTGTTAATTGATTCTTCTATGGAATTACATTCGTTAAATATGTCTTTATGATTTTTATAATTTTTATCAATAATTGTTTCATTAGATATATCTATTTTATTATCTACTTTATCTAATTTATTATCAAAAATTAGCTCATCTAAAAAATTCATAGATTCTTTTTCTGATCCAATTTGAGTTACTTCAATTTTAGGTATAGTAACAATTTCATTTAAATTGTTTTTAGTTATTTTATTAAATAAATTATTTAGTTCATCTTGATTAGTAAACTTAATTTCTTCTTTTGTTGGGTGTATATTTACATCTATCATTTTTGGATCGATTTTTATATATAATATAAATACTGGATACTTATTTATTGGTATTAATGATTTATAACATCCTTCTATAGTTTTTGTAATCTCGTCATTTTTTACACATCTACCGTTAACAAAAATATACTGATGTTTCCTATTACCTCTATGAAAATTATTTTTAGATAAAAAACCTTCAATTTCTATACTTTTATCATTATAAGAAAAATACTTTAAATTATCAATGAAATCTTTTCCTAAAACAGAGTAAATATTTGAACTAATATTACCATTTCCAGGAGTCTTTAATGTTATTTTATTATCCTTGATATATTTAAAAGATATCTCTGGATTACCTAGTGCTAGTTTATAGACAACATCACTAATAAGATTCCCCTCAACTGTATCCTTTTTCAAAAACTTTTGTCTAACAGGTATATTATAAAAAAGATCTTTAACAATCATTGAAGTACCTGTAGGACATCCAATCCAATCTTTATTAACTATCTTCCCTTCTTCTAATAAAACTCTTATTCCCTTTATGCTGTCTGATGTTCTAGTTAAAGTTTCCACCTTGCTTACCATACATATGCTAGCTAAGGCTTCTCCTCTAAAACCTAAAGAATATATGTTTTCCAAATCATCAATGTTAGAAATCTTACTAGTTGAATGTCTTAAAAAAGCTAAATCAATTTGTTCTTCTTTTATTCCCACCCCATTGTCAGTTACTCTAATATAATCTTTACCACCATTAGCTATTTGTATAATTATATTATTAGAATTTGCATCAATTGAATTTTCTATTAGTTCTTTGACAACTGAAAAAGGCCTCTCTATTATCTCTCCTGCAGCTATCTTACTAATTGTTATATTGTCTAATAATTTAATATCATTATTCATTGTTTTCTCTCCTTAGAGTTTCTTAGCCTCTTCAACTAAATCATACAAAATATTCATAGTATCCATTGGTGTCAATTTAATAACATCGATATTCTTAATTTTATCTATAAATTTTTTATTATTGTTATCAAAAAAACTTATTTGTTCTAGTGAAGTTTCTGTTGAGACATCATTATCAGATTCTTTGATTGTTATATTATTATTTTTTTGATTTTCAATGGACTTTAATATTTCACGAGCTCTTTTTATGATTGAATCATTTATTCCAGCTAATCTAGCAACTTCAATTCCATAACTTCTATCAGTACCTCCTCGAACTATTTTTCTAAGGAAAATTATTTCTTCTCCTTTTTCCTCAACTAATATATTATAGTTAACAATACCTTCCATATCTTCTTCTAATTTTGTTAGTTCATGATAATGTGTTGCAAAAAGTGTTTTAGCCTTTATATTATTAGCGATATATTCAATAACAGACCAAGCAATACTCAATCCATCAAATGTGCTTGTACCTCTTCCTACTTCATCTAATATTATTAATGAGTCTTTCGTTGCATTTTGAATAATATTTGATACTTCATTCATTTCAACCATAAAAGTACTTTCCCCTTGTGAAAGATTATCAGAGGCACCTATTCTAGTAAATATCCTATCTACAACACCAATATTAGCATACTCAGCAGGTACAAAACTTCCTACTTGAGCCATTAAAGTAATTATAGCTACTTGTCTCATATAAGTTGATTTTCCAGCCATATTAGGACCAGTTATTATTAATACTCTTTGTTTATCTCTATTTAAATAGGTATCATTTGGTACAAACATAGTTTCTTTTAACATTTTTTCAACTACAGGATGTCTTCCATTTTTAATTTCAATTATTCCATCATTATTTAATTCTGGTCTTACGTAATTATTAGTATATGCAACTTGGCTCAATGAATTTAACCCATCAATCTTTGCAATTATCTTGCTGACCATTTGAACTCTTTCCATTTCATTCTTTATCATATCTCTAACTTGAATAAAAACTTCATATTCTAATTCTACTAATTTTTCTTCAGCACCAAGTATCTTTGCTTCCATTTCTTTTAATTCAGGTGTTATATATCTTTCAGAATTAGATAATGTTTGTTTTCTTATATAATATTCAGGCACTAAGTTCAAATATGATTTGGTTACATCAATATAATATCCAAAAACTTTGTTGTATCCTATTTTTAAGGTTTTTATGCCAGTTTTTTGCTTTTCAGTATCTTCTAATTTAGCTAACCACTCTTTACCATGGGTAGAAATATCTCTAAGCTCACTAATTTCACTATTAAAATCAGGCTTTATAATTCCTCCATCCTTTATTGTAATAGGAGGATCATCTACAATAGAATTATCTATTAGAATATATAAATCATTTAAAGGGTCTATACTTTCTCCTAGTTGAATTAATTTTGAATTAGCAGTACTCATAAGCCTTTGCTTTAGGCTAGGAAGTACTTCAATGGAATTTTTCAAACAAATCAAATCTCTTCCATTACAATTTCCATATGCTATTTTCCCCATTATTCTCTCTAAATCATATATATCTTTTAAATACCCTTTTATTTCGTCCATTAAAATTATATCATCAGTAAAAGTTTCAATTATATCTAATCTATACTCTATATCTTTAATATTTAACAATGGTTGTTCTAGCCATCTTTTTAAAAGCCTTCCCCCCATTGCTGTAGATGTCTTATCTAATAACCATATTAGAGAACCTTTTTTTTCTTTGCCTCTGATTGTTTCATTGATTTCCAAGTTTATTCTTGTATTTAAATCCAATGCCATATAATTATCAATAGAATAATAAGAAATATTATTTATATGATTGGTTGTCATCTTTTGCGTATCTTGAAGGTAATCTAATAATATACCTGTAGATACAACAGAGTGTACTTTTCCATTTATATCTTTAAAACAATCTATAGAATTTTTATCAAAATACTTCATTATGCTTTCATTAGAAGACTTATAACTAATATCTTCATCTCTATATTTTGCTATATAAGGATTTATTTTATTTTCTATTGTTTTCTTTAACTTTTGATTTTCATAAACAATACTGTTGACAATTATTTCTGAAGGTATTATTTTGCCTAATTCATCTAATAATGCAATAGAATTATTTTTGATATTACCTTTAAATTCAGTAGTATACAATTCTCCTGTAGATATATCTACATATGAAATACCTACACCTTTATCATCCATAAAGACACTAGCTAAATAATTATTTGTTTTTTCATCTAGAACTTTAGAATCCATTATTGTTCCTGGTGTTATTACTCTTATAACATCTCTCTTAACTATACCTTTTGCAGTTGCAGGATCTTCTAATTGTTCACATATTGCTACCTTATAGCCTTTTTCAATTAATTTGGATATATAACTATCAGCAGCGTGATATGGAACCCCACACATAGGGGCTTTCTCTTTCTGGCCACATTCTCTCTTAGTCAGTGTAATTTCAAGTTCTTTAGATGCCTTAAGAGCATCTTCAAAAAACATCTCATAAAAATCTCCAAGTCTAAAAAATAATATACAATCATTATATTTAGATTTTACACTCGTATACTGTTTCATCATAGGTGTTAAATTATCCAAAAAAATCCCTCCATTTAATTAGAAGGTTAAACTATTTTTCCTTCCATTGTAAAAGTTTTAAAATCCGTAACTTTTACATTAACAAATTTTCCAATTAAATTTTTATCTCCTTTAAAATGTATTAACTTATTTGTTCTAGTTCTACCACTTAGAATTTTATCATCAGTTTTACTTACATCTTCTACTAATACATCAACAATTTTATCTTTATATTTTTTATTATTTTCATAAAAAATAGGATATAGAGTATCTAATAATCTTTCAAATCTCTCATGTTTTAAGTCGTCAGGTATTTGATCCTTCATTTTTGCAGCAATAGTACCTTCCCTTATAGAATATAGAAAAGTAAATGCGGAATCATATTTAACTTGTTTTACAAGTTCTAATGTATCCTGAAAATCTTTTTCTGTTTCTCCTGGAAATCCTACAATTATATCTGTAGTCAAAGCAATGTTTGGAATTTCTTTCTTTACTTTATCTATTAGACTTAAATAATGTTCCACAGTATATTTTCTATTCATACTTTCTAGTAATATATTACTACCTGATTGCACAGGCAAATGTAAATGTTCACAAACTTTTTCACAGTCTCTCATAGCATAAATTAACTCATCTGACATATCTTTTGGATGAGAAGTCATAAATCTAATTCTTTCAATTCCTTTTATTTTATTTACTTCCCTTAATAGTTCAGCAAAAGTAACTGGATTATCTAGGGTCTTGCCATAAGAATTTACGTTTTGACCTAGTAAAGTTACTTCTTTACAGCCTTCTTCTGCAAGTAGTTCGATTTCTCTTAATATATTTTTAGGTTCTCTACTGCTTTCTCTACCTCTTGTATAAGGAACTATACAATAAGTACAAAAATTATTACAACCATACATAATATTTACAAAAGATTTATAGCTATATTTTCTATTGTAATGTATATCTTCTAGAATTTCTCTACTGTCTTCTACTATATCTATCTCAGTTTTTCCCGTTTGAAGATGATTGTTTATTAATTGAGGTAGTTTATGAATATTATTAGGTCCAAAAATTAAGTCAACATGTTTAAGTTTAGTTGTTATATATTCTCTTATATTTTCTCTTTGTGGCATACAGCCACATATTCCTATTATTAAATCTTGTTTAATGCGTTTCAAATGCTTTAAAGCACCTAATTGACCATAAACTTTTAGTTCAGCATTTTCTCTTACTAAGCATGTATTAAATATAATCAAATCACTATCTTCTTTATTATCAGTTGGTTTATAACCCATATTTTCTAATATATATGATATTTTCTCTGAGTCATGATCATTCATTTGACAACCCATAGAATAAATAATGTATTTTTTCCCTTTTCCTAGACTCGCATATTTTTCTATTTCTTTGTTTAAACTCATTTATATACCTCCGTAAATCTTTTCATTGTTTTTATCTACATTATTATATCATATTTTTATGTCAACTCATAAAAACTTTATTCAATACATAAGTGAATAATACTATATTTATAAAAGAGAAGTACATATTTGAATTAATTGGTTGTTAAAAAATTAATCTAACTTTTAATAAATAATGTTTTATGGTATTATAGATGTGTATATAATAATCGTTTTTCATAATAAGAGGAGGGCTGTTTTTATGAATTTTTCTCAAAGAATAACATCTATGCAACAATCACCAATTAGAAAACTAGTACCTTTTGCCCAAGAAGCAAAAAAGAAAGGTAAAAAAGTTTATCACTTAAACATAGGGCAACCAGATATCAAAACACCAGATGAATTTTTCGATGCTGTTAAAGGATTTAAAGAAGAAGTATTGGCTTACTCTTTATCACAAGGAATGCCTGAATTAATTAATAGTATTAAACAATACTATGAAAAATATGATATTCATTTTGATGAAGATGAAATTCTTGTTACTAATGGGGGAAGT is a window of Anaerosalibacter sp. Marseille-P3206 DNA encoding:
- the mutL gene encoding DNA mismatch repair endonuclease MutL — protein: MNNDIKLLDNITISKIAAGEIIERPFSVVKELIENSIDANSNNIIIQIANGGKDYIRVTDNGVGIKEEQIDLAFLRHSTSKISNIDDLENIYSLGFRGEALASICMVSKVETLTRTSDSIKGIRVLLEEGKIVNKDWIGCPTGTSMIVKDLFYNIPVRQKFLKKDTVEGNLISDVVYKLALGNPEISFKYIKDNKITLKTPGNGNISSNIYSVLGKDFIDNLKYFSYNDKSIEIEGFLSKNNFHRGNRKHQYIFVNGRCVKNDEITKTIEGCYKSLIPINKYPVFILYIKIDPKMIDVNIHPTKEEIKFTNQDELNNLFNKITKNNLNEIVTIPKIEVTQIGSEKESMNFLDELIFDNKLDKVDNKIDISNETIIDKNYKNHKDIFNECNSIEESINTYNPKVEDYSLREKSINISNAITNSNIVGVLFRTYIILEDRNQDEFYILDQHAAHERIMYEKYKDEFENEEVVIQKLLTPLIIDLTSSEMDVVVEHKPLFISLGFDIEEFGINTIALRGVPLVFGKPNMEKLFFDVLDNIKDDIKSNYDLNTDKIAKIACSNAIKGGDKISNIEIKELLNQLLEVKNPYTCPHGRPVIIKMNRRELEKEFSRIM
- the mutS gene encoding DNA mismatch repair protein MutS produces the protein MDNLTPMMKQYTSVKSKYNDCILFFRLGDFYEMFFEDALKASKELEITLTKRECGQKEKAPMCGVPYHAADSYISKLIEKGYKVAICEQLEDPATAKGIVKRDVIRVITPGTIMDSKVLDEKTNNYLASVFMDDKGVGISYVDISTGELYTTEFKGNIKNNSIALLDELGKIIPSEIIVNSIVYENQKLKKTIENKINPYIAKYRDEDISYKSSNESIMKYFDKNSIDCFKDINGKVHSVVSTGILLDYLQDTQKMTTNHINNISYYSIDNYMALDLNTRINLEINETIRGKEKKGSLIWLLDKTSTAMGGRLLKRWLEQPLLNIKDIEYRLDIIETFTDDIILMDEIKGYLKDIYDLERIMGKIAYGNCNGRDLICLKNSIEVLPSLKQRLMSTANSKLIQLGESIDPLNDLYILIDNSIVDDPPITIKDGGIIKPDFNSEISELRDISTHGKEWLAKLEDTEKQKTGIKTLKIGYNKVFGYYIDVTKSYLNLVPEYYIRKQTLSNSERYITPELKEMEAKILGAEEKLVELEYEVFIQVRDMIKNEMERVQMVSKIIAKIDGLNSLSQVAYTNNYVRPELNNDGIIEIKNGRHPVVEKMLKETMFVPNDTYLNRDKQRVLIITGPNMAGKSTYMRQVAIITLMAQVGSFVPAEYANIGVVDRIFTRIGASDNLSQGESTFMVEMNEVSNIIQNATKDSLIILDEVGRGTSTFDGLSIAWSVIEYIANNIKAKTLFATHYHELTKLEEDMEGIVNYNILVEEKGEEIIFLRKIVRGGTDRSYGIEVARLAGINDSIIKRAREILKSIENQKNNNITIKESDNDVSTETSLEQISFFDNNNKKFIDKIKNIDVIKLTPMDTMNILYDLVEEAKKL
- the miaB gene encoding tRNA (N6-isopentenyl adenosine(37)-C2)-methylthiotransferase MiaB, which codes for MSLNKEIEKYASLGKGKKYIIYSMGCQMNDHDSEKISYILENMGYKPTDNKEDSDLIIFNTCLVRENAELKVYGQLGALKHLKRIKQDLIIGICGCMPQRENIREYITTKLKHVDLIFGPNNIHKLPQLINNHLQTGKTEIDIVEDSREILEDIHYNRKYSYKSFVNIMYGCNNFCTYCIVPYTRGRESSREPKNILREIELLAEEGCKEVTLLGQNVNSYGKTLDNPVTFAELLREVNKIKGIERIRFMTSHPKDMSDELIYAMRDCEKVCEHLHLPVQSGSNILLESMNRKYTVEHYLSLIDKVKKEIPNIALTTDIIVGFPGETEKDFQDTLELVKQVKYDSAFTFLYSIREGTIAAKMKDQIPDDLKHERFERLLDTLYPIFYENNKKYKDKIVDVLVEDVSKTDDKILSGRTRTNKLIHFKGDKNLIGKFVNVKVTDFKTFTMEGKIV